The DNA segment TACCGAACATTAGTAGCCGTAATATTACTGGCTCTCTTTTTCGCAATTCCTTTTATTAAAATTAATGGTAATCCATTTTTACTCATCAATATTTTAGACAGACAGTTTTTTATATTTGGACAACCTTTCTTTCCGCAGGATTTCTTTATTCTTGCGCTGGGAGCAATTACTTCTATCGTATTTATTATTTTATTTACGGTAGTTTTTGGAAGGATATTTTGTGGATGGATTTGTCCACAAACCATTTTTCTGGAAATGATTTTCCGCAAAATAGATTATCTTATTGAAGGAGACCGTAATAAGCAGATGAAGCTTGATCGCCAGGAATGGAATGCAGAGAAAATATGGAAACGAGGATTAAAATATTTCATATTTTTAATAATATCTTTGGTAATTACCCACTGGATGTACATGTACATCGTTGGTTATAAAGAAGTATTCGCAATTATGCAGGGCGGTCCATTTGAGAATTTTTCCAACTTCCTGGTAATGATTATATTCACTGCATCTTTCTATTTTACATTTGCATGGTTTCGCGAGCAAGTTTGTACTTTAGTTTGTCCTTACGGAAGATTGCAGGGAGTATTGATTGACAAGCAAACAATCAATGTGTATTATGATTTCAAGAGAGGAGAAAATCGTTCAAAATGGAGAAAAGGTGAGGATCGAGCAATTGAAGGAAAAGGAGATTGTATTGACTGTAATCAATGTGTAGTAGTTTGTCCCACAGGAATTGATATCCGCGATGGCCAACAGTTAGAATGCGTAAACTGTACTGCCTGTATCGATGCCTGTGATGAAGTCATGGTAAAAGTAGGACTTCCAAAAGGCCTCATTCGCTATGCTACAGAAGACGAAATTGAAAAAGAAATTCCATTTCGATTCACGAATAGAATGAAAGCTTACACAGGTGTTTTGCTATTAATGATTGGCTTCCTAGGATTCTTACTCAGCAACAGAGGAGCAATGGAAGCAAAATTTATTAAACCCGCAGGTTCTACGTATTTCGTTCGGGATGGGAATATTACCAATATCTACAATTACACTTTCCTAAATAAATCTACGAATGATCAAATGGTCACTATTAAAGTCCTGGAACCTTTACATGGTAAAGTGAAGTTAAGTGGTGACGAGCAAATTTTACTGAAAAAAGACGAGATTACAAAAGGAACTGTAAATATCAGCTTCCCTGAAAA comes from the Chryseobacterium sp. SNU WT5 genome and includes:
- the ccoG gene encoding cytochrome c oxidase accessory protein CcoG, with translation MSDNNYRGGQGQVIEAETFRDSVGTMDQAGKRRWVFPKKPQGRYTDYRTLVAVILLALFFAIPFIKINGNPFLLINILDRQFFIFGQPFFPQDFFILALGAITSIVFIILFTVVFGRIFCGWICPQTIFLEMIFRKIDYLIEGDRNKQMKLDRQEWNAEKIWKRGLKYFIFLIISLVITHWMYMYIVGYKEVFAIMQGGPFENFSNFLVMIIFTASFYFTFAWFREQVCTLVCPYGRLQGVLIDKQTINVYYDFKRGENRSKWRKGEDRAIEGKGDCIDCNQCVVVCPTGIDIRDGQQLECVNCTACIDACDEVMVKVGLPKGLIRYATEDEIEKEIPFRFTNRMKAYTGVLLLMIGFLGFLLSNRGAMEAKFIKPAGSTYFVRDGNITNIYNYTFLNKSTNDQMVTIKVLEPLHGKVKLSGDEQILLKKDEITKGTVNISFPEKEVQLSKQKVKIGVYNKSGELLDSFDTYFEGPFKIQF